The following are encoded in a window of Caldicellulosiruptor danielii genomic DNA:
- the infC gene encoding translation initiation factor IF-3: MLINEQIRDREVRVIDENGVQLGIMNIKEALRIAEEKKLDLVKIAPHANPPVCKIMDYGKYKFELAKKEKEAKKNQKVINVKEIRLTTTIEEHDFNVKVKNAVRFLQDGDKVKVSIRFRGREVLHPEIGEEIINKFIEKVKEYGVVEKKPKLDGKNITAVIAPKQQ, translated from the coding sequence TTGCTTATAAATGAGCAGATACGAGACAGAGAAGTGAGAGTGATTGATGAGAACGGTGTACAGCTGGGAATAATGAATATCAAAGAAGCACTGAGGATTGCTGAGGAAAAAAAGCTTGATTTGGTTAAAATTGCTCCTCATGCTAATCCGCCTGTGTGCAAGATAATGGACTATGGTAAGTATAAGTTTGAGCTTGCCAAAAAGGAAAAGGAAGCAAAGAAAAATCAAAAAGTTATTAATGTCAAAGAAATAAGACTTACAACTACCATAGAAGAGCATGATTTTAATGTAAAAGTAAAAAATGCAGTGAGATTTCTACAAGATGGTGATAAAGTTAAAGTCTCAATTCGCTTTAGAGGTCGTGAGGTTTTACATCCAGAGATTGGTGAAGAAATTATTAATAAGTTTATTGAAAAAGTGAAGGAATACGGTGTTGTTGAAAAGAAGCCTAAATTAGATGGTAAGAACATTACAGCGGTTATTGCTCCAAAGCAGCAATAA
- the rpmI gene encoding 50S ribosomal protein L35, translating to MPKLKTHRGLAKRIKISGSGKYLRKKAGKSHLLSGKSRKRKRNLKKTTVVDATNIRAVKKLLPYL from the coding sequence ATGCCAAAATTGAAAACTCATAGAGGACTTGCAAAAAGAATTAAAATAAGCGGCAGTGGGAAATATCTGAGAAAGAAAGCTGGAAAAAGCCATCTTTTGAGTGGTAAATCAAGAAAGAGAAAAAGAAATTTAAAGAAAACAACAGTTGTAGATGCTACAAACATCAGAGCAGTTAAAAAGCTATTACCTTATTTATGA
- the rplT gene encoding 50S ribosomal protein L20, translating to MRIKNGVWARKRHKKWLKLAKGYFGAKSKIFKQAHVAVMRSLRYAYIGRRLKKRDFRRLWITRINAAARQNGLSYSKFMNGLKKAGINLNRKVLADMAVNDQKAFAELVEIAKKQINAQ from the coding sequence ATGAGAATAAAAAATGGTGTTTGGGCAAGGAAGAGACATAAAAAATGGTTAAAACTTGCAAAGGGTTATTTTGGTGCAAAAAGCAAGATTTTTAAACAAGCGCATGTAGCTGTAATGAGGTCTTTAAGGTATGCATATATAGGTAGAAGGCTTAAAAAGAGAGACTTTAGAAGACTGTGGATAACAAGAATTAATGCAGCAGCAAGACAAAATGGGCTTTCGTATAGCAAATTTATGAATGGTCTTAAAAAAGCAGGAATTAATCTTAATAGAAAAGTCTTAGCAGATATGGCTGTTAATGACCAAAAAGCATTTGCTGAGTTGGTTGAAATTGCCAAAAAACAAATAAATGCGCAGTAA
- a CDS encoding TrmH family RNA methyltransferase: protein MSTKKVEFISSRENECIKRVKKLHDKKYREEFKSFIIEGLKLVKEAIDYQIKCVNILIFSQQAKEKYQEFYNECKYLLQDGKIKRVIEVPDKLFEYITTTSTPQGILAECNFIDTDINFIKNLKRVVVVNKLQDPGNLGTLIRCADAFGFDAVITTKGTVDIYNPKAIRATMGSLFHLLIVREVEEGELIKILKDNSFIVYVATPYGDIEVSKIVPDKRFCVVIGNESEGVSDSFTKVATRKIKIPMVGKAESLNAAVASSIVLYELRKR from the coding sequence ATGTCTACAAAAAAGGTTGAGTTTATCAGCAGTCGTGAGAACGAATGTATAAAGAGAGTAAAAAAGCTGCATGATAAGAAGTACAGAGAAGAGTTTAAGTCTTTCATAATTGAAGGATTAAAACTGGTAAAAGAGGCTATTGACTATCAGATTAAATGTGTAAATATTTTGATATTTTCTCAACAGGCAAAAGAGAAGTATCAAGAATTTTATAATGAGTGCAAGTACCTTTTACAAGATGGAAAAATAAAAAGAGTTATTGAGGTTCCTGATAAATTGTTTGAATACATTACTACAACTTCTACACCACAAGGTATTTTAGCTGAATGCAACTTTATTGATACAGACATAAATTTTATAAAGAATTTGAAAAGAGTAGTTGTAGTTAACAAGTTACAGGACCCTGGCAATTTGGGAACATTAATTAGATGTGCTGATGCATTTGGATTTGATGCTGTCATAACAACAAAGGGAACAGTTGATATCTACAATCCCAAGGCAATACGTGCCACAATGGGTTCACTTTTTCATCTACTGATTGTGAGAGAGGTTGAAGAGGGAGAATTAATTAAAATCCTAAAAGATAATAGCTTTATAGTTTATGTGGCAACGCCGTATGGTGATATTGAAGTTTCAAAAATTGTTCCTGACAAGAGATTTTGTGTTGTTATTGGTAATGAGTCTGAAGGGGTTAGCGATTCTTTTACAAAGGTGGCAACAAGAAAGATAAAAATTCCTATGGTTGGCAAAGCAGAGTCTTTAAATGCGGCGGTTGCATCTTCAATTGTGTTGTATGAATTGAGAAAAAGATAG
- a CDS encoding IreB family regulatory phosphoprotein, protein MNDKTQHFSFEESMDKKVKEILSEVYSALKEKGYNPIAQLVGYLISGDPTYITNHKNARSIIRRIERDEILEEIVKFYIDNNIK, encoded by the coding sequence ATGAACGATAAAACTCAACATTTCTCATTTGAAGAGAGCATGGACAAAAAGGTTAAAGAGATATTGAGTGAGGTTTACAGTGCACTGAAAGAAAAGGGTTACAATCCAATTGCCCAGCTTGTAGGATACCTAATATCGGGCGACCCAACTTATATTACTAATCACAAGAATGCACGCTCTATAATAAGGAGAATTGAAAGAGATGAAATATTGGAAGAAATTGTTAAGTTTTATATTGATAATAACATTAAGTAG
- a CDS encoding aldo/keto reductase: MEKIKLGSTSLYVSRICFGTLTLGPLQKRLSIEDGARLLAYAYQKGINFVDTAELYETYEYIRKSIQISGIRPVISTKSYAYDKKTAEFSLNKALKELDVDYIDLFMLHEQEGEHTFKGHYEAVEYFLKAKEKGYIKHFGISTHYVKAVKDALKYPEIEVIHPIFNYKGIGIIDGTVDEMAKAIKQAYIRGKGIFAMKIFGGGNLLSNFRQALEFIFDFPYLHSVAIGMQSIFEVDYNIRCFEEKKVYLEKELLENIKIKKLHVESWCEGCGECALHCHQNALAVIDGKVVIDHSKCLCCGYCSSYCKIFALKVI, encoded by the coding sequence ATGGAGAAAATTAAACTTGGAAGTACATCACTTTATGTAAGCAGAATATGTTTTGGAACCTTGACTTTAGGGCCGCTTCAAAAGAGATTATCTATTGAAGATGGAGCAAGACTTTTGGCGTACGCGTATCAAAAAGGCATAAATTTTGTTGATACTGCTGAGCTGTATGAGACTTATGAATATATAAGAAAGTCAATTCAGATAAGCGGAATACGACCAGTGATATCCACAAAATCATATGCTTATGATAAAAAAACAGCAGAGTTTTCCTTAAATAAGGCTTTGAAAGAGCTGGATGTTGACTACATAGACCTATTTATGCTCCATGAACAGGAAGGTGAGCATACTTTCAAAGGACATTATGAAGCAGTTGAGTATTTTTTAAAAGCAAAAGAAAAAGGATATATAAAACATTTTGGCATTTCTACCCACTATGTAAAGGCGGTAAAAGATGCCCTCAAATATCCAGAAATTGAAGTTATCCATCCAATATTTAACTACAAAGGAATCGGTATTATAGATGGTACAGTTGATGAGATGGCAAAGGCGATAAAACAAGCTTACATAAGAGGCAAAGGAATTTTTGCTATGAAAATATTTGGTGGTGGCAACCTCCTTTCTAATTTTAGGCAAGCGCTTGAGTTTATATTTGACTTTCCTTATCTTCATTCTGTTGCAATTGGTATGCAAAGTATATTTGAAGTTGATTATAATATTAGATGCTTTGAGGAAAAAAAGGTTTACTTGGAAAAGGAATTATTAGAAAATATAAAAATAAAAAAGCTTCATGTTGAAAGCTGGTGTGAAGGTTGCGGAGAGTGCGCCTTGCATTGCCACCAAAACGCATTGGCTGTAATTGATGGGAAGGTAGTTATTGACCATTCAAAATGTCTCTGTTGTGGTTATTGCAGTAGTTATTGCAAGATTTTCGCTCTAAAAGTAATATGA
- the ruvX gene encoding Holliday junction resolvase RuvX gives MRILCLDIGNSRVGVAISDPLKITAQPVMTIELRNKDLFEELDKIFQRYSIEKVVIGYPLSKLHPDLKDEKLKKIDEISEKIESRYNVEIVKWDERFSTKAVEKVINGELNWKRKKKVIDKVAAVYILQGYLDFYNGS, from the coding sequence TTGAGAATTCTGTGTCTTGACATAGGAAACAGTAGAGTTGGTGTTGCAATTTCAGACCCACTCAAAATTACTGCCCAGCCGGTTATGACAATTGAGCTACGAAATAAAGATTTGTTTGAGGAGCTTGACAAGATATTTCAAAGATACAGTATAGAAAAGGTTGTGATAGGTTATCCTCTTTCTAAGCTGCATCCTGACCTGAAAGATGAAAAACTCAAAAAAATTGATGAGATTTCTGAAAAGATTGAGAGCAGATACAATGTAGAGATTGTAAAATGGGATGAGAGATTTTCAACAAAAGCTGTTGAAAAGGTGATAAATGGAGAATTGAACTGGAAAAGAAAGAAAAAGGTAATTGACAAGGTTGCAGCAGTTTATATTCTCCAGGGGTATCTTGATTTTTATAATGGAAGTTAA
- the nadA gene encoding quinolinate synthase NadA, whose protein sequence is MNIEALKNEIYKLKREKNALIVAHNYQIDEVQEIADFVGDSFYLSKVCAERPEEVIVFCGVHFMAESAKILSPHKKVLLPEIDAGCPLADMVTAEDVENLKKKYPDYSIVCYINSPASVKAKSDVICTSSNAVKIVRELPNNKIIFLPDKNLGSFVKKQVPEKNIILWEGFCITHYKIKKEDVEKAKSLHPNALVLVHPECRPDVVELADFVGSTKQIIDFATASKEKEFIIGTEMGVLYSLKKLNPDKKFYILHPGMICPNMKKNTLQSVRDALLYERYQIEVEEEIMQGAKRALAKMLEMG, encoded by the coding sequence TTGAATATAGAAGCGCTTAAAAATGAAATTTACAAGCTCAAAAGAGAAAAGAACGCTTTAATAGTTGCTCACAATTACCAGATTGATGAAGTGCAGGAGATTGCTGATTTTGTGGGTGACTCCTTTTATCTTAGCAAAGTGTGTGCTGAACGTCCTGAAGAAGTTATAGTGTTTTGTGGAGTTCACTTTATGGCTGAGAGTGCAAAGATACTTTCACCACATAAAAAAGTGCTATTGCCAGAGATAGATGCTGGTTGTCCTCTTGCTGATATGGTGACTGCAGAAGATGTTGAAAATTTAAAAAAGAAATATCCTGATTATTCAATTGTGTGTTATATCAATTCTCCTGCTTCTGTCAAAGCAAAATCAGATGTTATCTGTACTTCATCAAATGCTGTAAAAATTGTAAGAGAACTTCCTAATAACAAAATAATTTTTTTGCCAGACAAGAACCTGGGAAGTTTTGTAAAAAAACAGGTACCTGAAAAAAACATCATTTTATGGGAAGGATTTTGTATTACCCACTACAAGATAAAAAAAGAGGATGTTGAAAAGGCAAAATCTTTACATCCAAATGCTTTAGTTTTGGTCCATCCTGAGTGCAGGCCGGACGTGGTTGAACTTGCTGACTTTGTCGGAAGTACAAAACAGATAATAGATTTTGCTACTGCTTCAAAAGAAAAAGAGTTTATTATCGGAACAGAGATGGGAGTGTTGTACAGTTTAAAGAAGCTGAATCCCGACAAGAAGTTTTATATTCTTCATCCAGGGATGATTTGTCCTAATATGAAGAAGAATACTTTGCAGTCGGTAAGAGATGCTCTTTTGTATGAGAGATACCAGATAGAAGTTGAAGAAGAAATTATGCAAGGTGCGAAAAGAGCACTTGCTAAGATGCTTGAAATGGGTTAA
- the nadB gene encoding L-aspartate oxidase, with product MAEFRRFCIEFDSGNDEVLNFDVIIIGTGVAGLYTAVNLDKKLKVALITKETMQVSNTNLAQGGIAAPLSHDDSPDIHYMDTIRAGSGLCDSHMVRVLVDEAIENINVLLKMNIPFDLDDEGEIVLGQEGAHSRRRIIHASGDATGRIVSEHLGLIVRSYENITIFENAFMVDILTDDQNRALGVLLKIKNKNVILFSKNIVLASGGYGYLYKYTTNPEVTTGDGCAAAIRCGAKVVDMELVQFHPTVLYHEKNKSFLISEAVRGEGGLLYNSFGERFMSKYHHLAELAPRDIVSRSIYFEMQRTGSKNVFLDITHLDANFIRKRFPNIYQKCLELGIDITRERIPVAPAQHYSMGGVLSDEFGRTTVENLFVCGEAAGTRVHGANRLASNSLLEGLVFGRRIAQYINSKSQKNVKHIAIYHRSLIKKDFNLNVTTEIEALRIKMSEHAGIVRTKEGLENLINYIVSKLEVLNTMRLSTQKEIEYYNMLIIGYILANAALMRKESRGSHYRKDFPYQDDVNWKKHLVYSNIYGWEEIF from the coding sequence TTGGCAGAGTTTAGAAGGTTTTGCATTGAATTTGACTCTGGTAATGATGAAGTTTTAAATTTTGATGTAATAATTATTGGAACAGGTGTTGCAGGGTTGTACACGGCAGTTAATTTGGATAAAAAGCTCAAAGTGGCACTTATCACAAAAGAAACTATGCAGGTTAGCAATACAAATTTAGCCCAGGGTGGAATAGCTGCACCACTCAGTCATGATGACAGTCCAGACATACACTATATGGATACAATTAGAGCAGGCAGTGGTCTTTGTGATTCGCACATGGTAAGAGTTTTGGTTGATGAGGCTATTGAAAATATAAATGTTCTGCTTAAAATGAATATTCCGTTTGATTTAGATGATGAAGGGGAGATTGTATTAGGCCAGGAAGGGGCACACAGCCGAAGAAGAATAATTCATGCAAGTGGAGATGCGACAGGAAGAATTGTCTCAGAGCATTTGGGACTTATAGTAAGATCATATGAAAACATAACAATCTTTGAAAATGCTTTTATGGTTGATATACTGACCGATGATCAAAACAGAGCTTTAGGTGTTTTATTGAAGATAAAAAACAAGAATGTAATCTTATTTTCAAAAAACATTGTTCTTGCATCTGGTGGTTATGGGTATCTATACAAATACACCACTAATCCTGAGGTAACAACAGGCGATGGATGTGCAGCAGCTATAAGGTGTGGAGCAAAGGTTGTGGATATGGAACTTGTGCAGTTTCATCCTACAGTGCTTTATCATGAAAAAAACAAAAGCTTTTTAATATCTGAGGCAGTAAGAGGAGAAGGAGGTCTTCTATATAATAGTTTTGGTGAAAGGTTTATGTCTAAGTATCATCATCTTGCAGAGCTTGCTCCAAGAGATATTGTTTCTCGCTCCATATATTTTGAGATGCAAAGAACAGGATCTAAAAACGTGTTCCTCGACATTACTCATCTTGATGCTAACTTTATAAGAAAAAGATTTCCTAATATATATCAAAAATGTTTGGAACTTGGCATTGATATTACAAGAGAAAGAATTCCTGTGGCTCCTGCGCAGCATTATAGTATGGGCGGGGTGCTTTCTGATGAATTTGGCAGAACAACTGTAGAAAATCTTTTTGTATGTGGTGAGGCAGCAGGTACACGCGTTCATGGGGCAAACAGGCTTGCATCAAATTCACTTTTAGAAGGTCTTGTTTTTGGAAGAAGAATTGCTCAATATATCAACAGCAAGTCGCAAAAAAATGTGAAACATATAGCAATCTATCATAGAAGCTTGATTAAAAAGGATTTTAATTTGAACGTAACTACCGAGATTGAAGCTTTGAGAATTAAAATGAGTGAGCATGCGGGGATTGTGCGAACAAAAGAAGGACTTGAAAATTTGATAAATTACATTGTTTCAAAGTTAGAAGTATTAAATACAATGAGACTCAGCACACAAAAAGAGATAGAATATTATAACATGCTCATAATAGGTTATATCCTGGCAAATGCTGCGCTGATGAGAAAAGAAAGCAGAGGTTCTCATTACAGAAAAGATTTCCCGTACCAGGACGATGTTAACTGGAAGAAACATTTGGTATACTCAAACATTTATGGATGGGAGGAAATCTTTTAA
- the nadC gene encoding carboxylating nicotinate-nucleotide diphosphorylase, protein MLNFLVIDKIIKDALVEDMPYGDVTTQLLIPQESISSAVFLSKENGVLCGIDVAKRVFEILDGSIKFEKLKADGDYIQKGDVLAKIQGKTRAILMGERLALNLLQRMSGIATFTNMLAQKIKGYRATVTDTRKTIPLLRMLDKYAVFVGGGKNHRYSLSDAVLIKDNHIKAVGSITEAVRRAKKNIPHTMKVEVEVRNMQEFEEALLSGADIIMLDHFTVDEMKKAVEKAEGKVLIEASGNINIDNIEEIAKTGVDIISVGSITHSVKSLDISLDFVD, encoded by the coding sequence ATGCTAAATTTTTTGGTGATTGATAAAATTATTAAGGATGCACTTGTAGAGGATATGCCATATGGGGATGTTACAACACAGCTTTTGATTCCACAGGAAAGCATCTCAAGTGCTGTTTTTCTCAGTAAAGAAAATGGAGTTTTATGTGGAATAGATGTGGCAAAGAGGGTATTTGAGATATTAGATGGCAGCATAAAATTTGAAAAGTTAAAAGCTGATGGAGACTATATTCAAAAAGGTGATGTTTTGGCCAAAATACAAGGAAAAACACGAGCAATCTTGATGGGTGAAAGGCTTGCTTTAAACCTTCTTCAAAGGATGAGCGGCATTGCAACATTTACAAATATGCTTGCACAAAAGATAAAAGGGTACAGGGCGACTGTGACTGATACTCGAAAGACCATTCCTCTTTTGAGAATGCTTGATAAATACGCTGTTTTTGTTGGCGGTGGTAAAAATCACAGATATTCTTTGTCTGATGCGGTGCTAATTAAGGATAATCACATAAAGGCAGTTGGTAGTATAACAGAGGCTGTAAGAAGGGCAAAAAAGAACATTCCACATACGATGAAGGTAGAAGTAGAAGTGCGTAATATGCAAGAGTTTGAAGAGGCACTGCTATCGGGTGCAGATATAATTATGCTTGACCATTTCACAGTTGATGAGATGAAAAAAGCTGTTGAGAAAGCTGAAGGAAAAGTTTTAATAGAAGCATCGGGGAATATAAATATTGATAACATTGAGGAGATTGCAAAGACAGGTGTTGACATTATTTCTGTTGGTTCTATTACCCATTCAGTAAAAAGCCTTGACATTAGCCTTGATTTTGTAGATTAA
- a CDS encoding molybdopterin-dependent oxidoreductase — protein sequence MKKKTFCPLDCFDSCAIIAQVEDGKAVKLYGDKDHPITNGFLCPKGYKLLEKVYSKERVTTPLLRVKNEFHQISWDAALNMIAEQIKEILKKHNSSSILYYSGDGYEGYLRNIERLFFDYLGGATYSEGSLCWGAGLLAQKIDFGNSLCHSPFDIFNSNWIVLWGRNALWTNLHLFYFVYVAKKQGKKVAVIDIYPTETFKVADIGLIINPGSDSYLAYGAIKYILENGKEDREFIEKYTIGFEKVKEIACRLTYEEIEKKCGVNKKDIENIASIYVQKPVSTFIGYGPQRYTNGVNTIRTIDYLVAISGNVGIKGGGANFAHRFTQNIASIFKDDTRAVNKRFYNKAKLGEYLKDQQNPPIEMVYISAGNPVSQCPDSDLVFRELQKRFVVVVDMFLTATTQAATIILPAASFLEKEDVFVPNMWHDYIGVSEKVIEKVGESKSEVEIVNELAKKLDLDFPIKSEKEWAEYVKTHFEKALNIKFEKHFVRATAMDIPWEDKVFATKSKKFEFEDEKMSVAVPSIDEKKVLKNQLRLVTVHSQKTLHSQEFFERKPVAIFNIEDAKRLGIGNGDKVLLYNGCGSFVVEAVLRHSVKRGYIIVEEGYQDQNIETINSCIFSKTAEMDSQAAFNSNFVFVEKVAT from the coding sequence ATGAAAAAAAAGACCTTTTGTCCTCTTGATTGTTTTGACAGCTGTGCGATTATTGCTCAAGTTGAAGATGGAAAAGCAGTAAAGCTTTATGGTGATAAAGACCACCCTATCACTAATGGTTTTTTATGTCCGAAGGGTTATAAATTGCTTGAGAAGGTTTATTCAAAAGAGAGGGTAACCACTCCTCTTTTGAGAGTCAAGAATGAATTTCACCAGATTTCATGGGATGCTGCACTTAACATGATTGCAGAGCAAATAAAAGAGATTCTAAAAAAACACAACTCAAGTTCCATTTTGTACTATAGTGGGGATGGGTATGAAGGGTATTTGAGGAATATTGAAAGGCTATTTTTTGATTATCTGGGTGGTGCGACATACTCTGAAGGGAGTTTGTGCTGGGGAGCAGGTCTTCTTGCTCAGAAAATAGATTTTGGAAATTCGCTTTGTCATTCACCGTTTGATATTTTTAATTCTAACTGGATTGTTCTTTGGGGAAGAAACGCTCTGTGGACAAATCTTCACCTTTTTTATTTTGTCTATGTTGCCAAAAAACAGGGGAAAAAAGTAGCAGTGATTGACATTTACCCTACCGAAACATTTAAGGTAGCTGATATTGGTCTGATTATAAATCCTGGGTCTGACTCTTACCTTGCCTATGGAGCAATAAAGTATATATTAGAAAATGGGAAGGAAGACAGAGAATTTATAGAAAAGTATACCATTGGATTTGAAAAAGTAAAGGAGATTGCATGTAGATTAACATATGAAGAGATAGAGAAAAAGTGCGGTGTGAATAAGAAAGATATAGAAAACATTGCAAGTATTTATGTCCAAAAACCTGTGTCAACTTTTATTGGCTATGGTCCGCAAAGATATACAAATGGCGTGAATACAATAAGAACAATTGACTATCTTGTTGCTATCTCAGGAAATGTTGGCATAAAAGGTGGAGGGGCAAACTTTGCTCACAGATTCACTCAAAATATAGCTTCCATTTTCAAAGACGATACCAGGGCTGTAAATAAGCGTTTTTATAACAAAGCAAAACTTGGTGAATATCTAAAAGACCAGCAAAACCCACCGATTGAGATGGTTTATATATCCGCCGGAAATCCTGTTTCACAATGTCCTGACTCAGATTTAGTGTTCAGAGAACTTCAAAAGAGGTTTGTGGTTGTTGTTGATATGTTTTTGACAGCAACAACGCAAGCAGCAACCATAATACTTCCTGCTGCAAGTTTTCTTGAGAAAGAAGATGTGTTTGTGCCGAATATGTGGCATGATTATATTGGGGTTTCTGAGAAGGTTATTGAAAAAGTAGGTGAGTCGAAATCAGAGGTTGAGATAGTAAATGAGCTTGCAAAAAAGCTTGATTTGGATTTTCCTATAAAATCAGAAAAAGAATGGGCAGAATATGTAAAGACTCATTTTGAGAAAGCTTTGAACATTAAATTTGAGAAACATTTTGTGCGTGCAACTGCCATGGATATTCCGTGGGAAGATAAAGTATTTGCAACAAAGAGCAAAAAATTTGAATTTGAAGATGAAAAGATGAGTGTAGCTGTGCCATCTATAGATGAAAAGAAGGTATTAAAAAATCAGCTCAGACTTGTGACCGTGCATTCCCAAAAAACACTACATTCCCAGGAGTTTTTTGAAAGAAAACCAGTTGCTATTTTTAATATTGAGGATGCAAAGAGACTTGGAATAGGAAATGGTGATAAAGTGCTTCTTTACAATGGCTGTGGAAGTTTTGTTGTTGAAGCTGTGCTAAGGCATAGTGTAAAAAGAGGGTATATAATAGTTGAAGAGGGCTATCAAGACCAAAATATTGAGACAATAAACTCTTGCATCTTTTCCAAAACGGCAGAAATGGACAGTCAAGCAGCATTTAATTCAAATTTTGTATTTGTGGAAAAGGTGGCAACATGA
- a CDS encoding molybdenum cofactor guanylyltransferase, translating to MRNLFILAGGKSKRLGFGKLNLKIGNQRVVQIIDKSIGCLFDNKFIVVKNGYIELEGFEVIKDRIEIDAPIAGVLTSLMVSRTNKNFIIGCDMPFAKKELVEYMLGFDGYDAIVPYYNGYFEPLFCVYSKAFLGKALDFIDKGIFSLSAILQSSNVKKIELDEILRFDPCLESFKNINTQSDLEEANERVRRALSNQV from the coding sequence ATGAGAAACCTATTTATTTTGGCGGGTGGGAAGTCAAAAAGGCTTGGGTTTGGCAAATTAAATCTTAAGATTGGTAACCAAAGGGTTGTACAAATAATAGACAAGAGTATAGGGTGCCTTTTTGACAATAAGTTTATAGTAGTAAAAAACGGGTATATAGAGTTGGAAGGTTTTGAAGTAATAAAAGATAGAATTGAAATAGATGCTCCTATTGCAGGGGTCTTAACAAGTTTGATGGTTAGCAGAACAAACAAGAATTTTATAATAGGGTGCGATATGCCGTTTGCTAAAAAAGAACTTGTAGAGTACATGCTTGGGTTTGATGGGTACGATGCAATTGTTCCTTATTACAATGGCTATTTTGAGCCTCTTTTTTGTGTATATAGCAAAGCATTTTTGGGAAAAGCGTTGGATTTTATAGACAAGGGTATATTTTCGCTTTCTGCTATTTTACAAAGTTCAAATGTAAAGAAGATTGAACTTGACGAAATTTTGAGATTCGACCCTTGTTTAGAAAGTTTTAAAAACATAAATACTCAATCTGATTTGGAGGAGGCAAATGAAAGGGTTAGAAGAGCTCTTTCAAACCAGGTTTGA
- a CDS encoding NUDIX hydrolase — protein sequence MKGLEELFQTRFDLGRIPIASDLIIKEVTVTMEGREFFEYVKSKINVDRIGEVVFAIKDGEEVLVVRQKEYPDKVYRIPSGGIGLNEDVDEALKREVKEELALNIKDFLLIGAIKYNLVRLQEHFNFYSFVFLIEKYENDNLAKTDGEISETIKVSLYGLKNLCDILKEQKGFWGDWGKFRFYSTYLVYEYLVRKKIN from the coding sequence ATGAAAGGGTTAGAAGAGCTCTTTCAAACCAGGTTTGATTTAGGAAGAATACCAATTGCTTCAGATTTGATCATAAAAGAGGTTACTGTAACAATGGAAGGTAGAGAGTTCTTTGAATATGTTAAAAGCAAAATAAATGTTGATAGAATAGGTGAAGTGGTGTTTGCAATAAAAGATGGTGAAGAAGTGCTTGTTGTGAGGCAAAAAGAGTATCCTGATAAAGTTTACAGGATACCTTCTGGTGGTATCGGTCTTAACGAGGATGTTGATGAGGCTTTGAAAAGAGAAGTAAAAGAAGAGCTTGCGTTGAATATTAAAGATTTTTTACTGATTGGAGCGATAAAGTATAATCTTGTCAGGTTGCAAGAACATTTCAATTTTTATTCGTTTGTTTTTTTAATTGAAAAGTATGAAAATGATAATCTTGCAAAAACTGATGGTGAGATTTCAGAGACAATAAAAGTATCTTTGTACGGATTAAAAAATCTTTGTGATATTTTGAAAGAACAAAAAGGTTTTTGGGGTGATTGGGGTAAGTTTAGATTCTATTCTACTTATCTTGTATATGAGTACCTTGTACGAAAGAAAATAAACTAA